From the Kogia breviceps isolate mKogBre1 chromosome 3, mKogBre1 haplotype 1, whole genome shotgun sequence genome, one window contains:
- the LOC131752628 gene encoding plasma serine protease inhibitor gives MLAPVQPALCSVPSPTDRRLCCVRARPLDRTRAATMRLRLLLCLALLSPRVAALRRAQKKRGQELPPAVATVAPSGRHFVFDLYRALAAAAPDQNIFFSPLSISVSLAMLSLGARATTRAQVLAGLGLSPEEGQEEGLHSASQRLLRELQRPRDGLQLSLGNALFAKPTVPIEEAFLGAMRTLYLADTFPTDFEDPERAQKQINDYVAKQTKGKIVNLVKGLDGTEVMVMVNYIFFKAKWETSFNRESTQEQDFHVTPETVVRVPMMKREDQFYYLVDRNLSCRVVGVPYQGNATAFFILPREGGMGQVENGLKEKTLRKWLKMSMKRQLELYLPKFSIESSYQLEKVLPKLGIRDVFTSRADLTGISNHSSIQVSEMVHKAVVEVDESGTQAAAATGTTFMFRSARMSSQRIVFNRPFLMLIVENGKHILFLGKVTRPCNGVFS, from the exons ATGCTGGCTCCAGTCCAGCCAGCACTCTGCTCTGTTCCGAGCCCAACAGACCGTCGCCTCTGCTGTGTGCGCGCTCGGCCGCTGGACAGA ACCCGGGCAGCCACGATGCGGCTCCGCCTGCTCCTGTGCTTGGCGCTTCTCAGCCCGCGGGTGGCCGCCCTGCGCCGCGCCCAGAAGAAGAGAGGTCAGGAGCTGCCGCCCGCAGTCGCCACGGTGGCCCCCAGCGGCCGGCACTTTGTCTTCGACCTCTACAGGGCCTTGGCCGCGGCTGCCCCCGACCAGAACATCTTCTTCTCCCCGCTGAGCATCTCCGTGAGCCTGGCCATGCTCTCCCTGGGCGCGCGGGCCACCACGAGGGCGCAGGTCCTGGCGGGCCTGGGCCTCAGCCCCGAGGAGGGCCAGGAGGAGGGGCTCCACAGCGCCTCCCAGCGGCTGCTGCGGGAGCTCCAGCGGCCCAGAGACGGCCTCCAGCTGAGCCTCGGCAACGCCCTGTTCGCCAAGCCCACGGTGCCCATCGAGGAGGCCTTCCTGGGTGCCATGAGGACGCTGTACCTGGCCGACACTTTCCCCACCGACTTTGAGGACCCTGAACGGGCCCAGAAGCAGATCAATGATTACGTGGCAAAGCAAACGAAAGGCAAGATTGTGAACTTGGTTAAGGGCCTGGATGGCACCGAGGTCATGGTCATGgtgaattacattttctttaaag CCAAGTGGGAGACAAGCTTCAACCGCGAAAGCACCCAGGAGCAGGACTTCCACGTGACCCCGGAGACGGTGGTGCGGGTACCCATGATGAAACGAGAGGATCAGTTTTACTACCTTGTGGACCGAAACCTCTCCTGCAGGGTGGTAGGGGTCCCCTACCAAGGGAACGCCACCGCCTTCTTCATTCTCCCCCGCGAGGGCGGGATGGGGCAGGTGGAAAATGGCCTGAAAGAGAAAACACTGAGGAAGTGGCTCAAGATGTCCATGAAGAG GCAGCTTGAGCTTTACCTACCCAAGTTCTCCATTGAGAGCTCCTATCAGCTGGAGAAAGTCCTCCCCAAGCTGGGAATCAGAGATGTCTTCACCTCCCGTGCTGACCTGACCGGCATCTCTAACCATTCCAGCATCCAGGTGTCTGAG ATGGTGCACAAAGCCGTGGTGGAGGTGGACGAGTCGGGAACCCAAGCGGCTGCAGCCACGGGGACGACCTTCATGTTCAGATCTGCCCGGATGAGCTCTCAAAGGATCGTATTCAACAGGCCCTTTCTGATGCTCATTGTGGAGAACGGCAAACACATCCTTTTCCTCGGCAAAGTGACTCGCCCTTGCAATGGGGTTTTCTCCTGA